The genomic window AGTTCCCTGGAAAGTAGTACCTTCTGACATATCTGCTATTCCAGCATTTGAAGGCTTTCAAAATAACTTAACTAATTTGAGCGTTGCGATGAACAAATTCAAATGGCAAgtggaattattggaaagaGCATGGGAGCACTTAAAAGAAATTGATGAGTAAGTAATTGCGGTATTTATATTCACtacatttataaaagaaaatcatatttataaacttCTGGAAAAACTTTCTAAAAATACTAATAAGCTTTCTAAAGAAAGCTTTTTAATTATCTTGTTATCGAagcagaattattaaataattgttacgtTAAAGtgttttcatattaaatatcttattacCAGGAATTGTTGGGTGATTGATCCTCTGGAACCAAATAAAAGCCATATGTACAGATGTATTCATTTGTCGCAATCCATATCTGTGACAATTACAATAGATCCAATGAATCCTACTGCTCTGCCGACAATTAAATTCTTTGGTAGTGATAACGAAGTAAAAAGACAAAAGGATGATGTTTCCAATAATATTCATGTATGTTCCATgcataatataaactataacGATTTCTCTTatgtataacttaaaaattgatgCATCTTTACAGAATTGGAATCCAGATCATAGTATTTTAGAAAACCTAAGAATGTTGTTAAATATGTATGAATTTCCCGAGCAGCAGGATAGTTTGGACGATTCCAAAGGCATTTTTAGAAATCGTGAATGCGGTATATGCTTCTTTGAAAAATCAGAAACCGACGAATTGCCAAATAAGATATGCAATAATGAAAGATGCATGAAACATTTTCATTCAGCATGTTTATCAAGGGTAGGTTAGagattataatatacataataaattatttcacataaaatcattattgggtatttcaagaaatatttaaacagaaaaaaaagaatctttaaaagaatataaatagaTTACAGCACATATTACATTTGACATAGGATATTACATAAGATAtacttatttacaattaatttttttattacagtggTTACAGACAAATGCTGCAAATCAAGTTGTATTTGGTCATATCCATGGCAATTGTCCACATTGCAAGGAAAACATTTCCTGTCCCATTGAATGATACAGGTAGGTATTAATCcttaaattgtttatatctcattcaaatatatgtatgtatgtataattcaTGTCTTTGAGCCATTCTTTCATGGACTGGTTGAATTCTGATGTTCCACATATCAAAATTAATGTTGTCTCTGTATCATTAGATTGAAGATAATCAGCAACAAGTGCTTTGCTTAAACGACCACCGTTTATATTAAAACCATGAAGGTTGATTATCttgtctaaaataatttttttaaaaaaagtaattaagtatgttttaatattcacataattaaaaaaatcttaaatcgCACTTGTATatgattaaacattattaatatttaagttatcagtgtatgaaaaaattaatattttaaatgcaattattgtaggattatataaattctatgaatataattttaatatttaaaattttttctgtaccATGTCTTAACGTTTATCACGTACCATTTAACTGGGATAGTTGTAATGTACATTTGAAATTCCAGTAATTTGCTAAATGTGTTAACTCTTTTCTCAGAGGCAAGTGTGCTGCTGATCTAAATCCCGCAATAAGATGTATTCTCGTCAATTCAGTTTCATCATTGACAATTGCTTTAGCTACAGGATAAAGCGCTGCTATTCCTGAGCCAATACTAAACATGACAATCTGCCTAAAACTATTGTAACAGTATGTTGATCCATGAGAaggcttatttttatttatctacattTTACGCACCTGTTAATTTCATATGTGAAATCTCCATAAGGTCCTCTGATATCAATTGTACTGCCAATTAGTGCATTTTTCAGAAGCAAACTGAATTCACcatgtttatacaattttattaagaaaactaaACTTCTGTATGTCCAAGTAATTGGGGTATACGGTCGAGATTTACTCCAGGAATGTAGCATAACATACTGGCCAGGTGTGAGATGCAATCCcacattattttctattttgcattctatatataaagtattttttatgatatattctatgatttttcatatacaatcattgcattaatttaagaataaaaattttttagctttCTAAATTTAGTTAGGTTTGTATTGTTAACAGTATTGTACTTAATaggttattatatttttttaataatttttggattattgtgcttttattaattatttgtattacatttaatgtagtttattacatttattcttaagttaataaaaatataatacctgGATATTCCaaagtcattaaaaaataatcttctgATGCATCGGATATATCTGTGATAACAAATGCTTTATAAGATAAAAGAGATAATAAGTTGTCTGGTGTTTTAACTTTCATCCGCGTCTTTCTATTTTCCCATTGCCTTAGCAGTGCTTTGTGTACATCAAAGACGCATGGCGTGCAGCCACTAGCACAACAATCTTCTTCTAATGGCGTTTTGGGTCTGTCATCGTCATTATCATAATCGTTATAATTATCTAAACTCATTTTGCACAAGTTTCTTATTACGCAATAAAAATCTACAAAGGCACAAATAGAAGTTAACCAAACTATTATacagaacaaaatttaataatacatagaaCGTACGAAGGTATAATAACtactgcaaaatttatttttacttagaCATTTTATCAGTAGATTTACACAGAAAagcatttcattttattttacgtcAACATACTtgcaagaaaattatattataaagctCAATTGTCACACTGGAGATAGCAGACGAAAGAATCACACACGTGTAGCGGACCACGTGACTATATCGTCATACTCGTAGTTACAAAATGCAATACAGGGCGCTGTTGggatcaaaatatattttaatgttttcatgataaattgcattaaagaatgtgaattgaaaaattatttggagTTTAATCAGAACGcgaaatagattaaaataaaaattagatgcGACGGAATTCCAATCTTCAATTCGCAATTTCCAATGAGTAATCCGACATGGGCAATGGGCAAAACGATACCATATACTCCTGTAAAATACATCTCTCGATACGCTACTTCGGAGTCGTTTGACTGCGCGTGCGCAGAAAAATTCGTTCTCGCGTTTGCCACGCGCGAACCGCGCGCTGGCGTATTTACAAGGCTGCGGCCGCAGCTTGACGATCCTACCGTCGTGGTGCGGCGATCGGTCGCATACCGTGCATTCCGGCGTAATGCCCGAACGCACGCggcggcgggcgcgggcggGGGCGGAGGCGGGATGAGGAGGGCGCGGAGGAGGAACGTTGGGGAGAGGGAGGACGGAGGACGAATAGCCGAGGCTGCCTGTCGTGTCAAACGGGCCGtgccgtgcgcgcgcgcgtccaCCCGCCCGCATACCATTAGATTTCGGTGGTTTTCAATGGAAACAGGCACCCGGCCGCGGTACGACGCGCCGACGACGTGAGAGTGCCGTGCGATCGACGTGACGTTTAACCGGGGTGTCAGCCGCGCGCGCGACAACGACGTTTAACTGTCACGGCGCGAAACCTGCGTGTTTTTCGCAGGTGCGGCGAGACGCAGTCCCGGCctcgcgacgacggcgacgacgacgacgacgacgacgtcggaAACAACGGGAGTCGCGCGGGTGAGTACAACATAATAACGCATACGCAACACAacagcgagtgagcgagcgagcgtgcacgggtatgcgcgcgcgcgcgcgcgcgcgtaaaaTACCCGCACGCACTGTCAAATAAAGACGACGCGGCGGGAATAAACGACGTGCCGGCGTGGTCTTCCCCGAGGAATGCCGCGCGCGTATTCGCCTCGCCGCTCTTGCTTCCTcgcgctttctctctttctctctccctcgctCCCTCGCTCCTTTTCCCTCTTTTTCGTCCTCTCTTTTTCCCATCTCTTTTTGCATTCTTCTACGCTACGCCGCATTCCTCTATTGATTCCCCGCGAATGTCGAGAGACGCGCCGCGCGGCGGTGGCGCCGACGGCGACGATCGCGAGGAGTAGCGCGCTCGACCCGtcatcgtcgccgccgccgccgccgccgccgatggTTTTTTACTCCGTGACCCTTGAACCATCGGCGATTCGCACGTTTAAAAGTAATCGCCTCGTGCGAGCGCGAGGTGATCAGCCGTTTccaagaaagagaaagaaagagagagaagaacaAACATACGCATACGTCGGAAAGGCGCGCGAGAGTCGGCAGCTCTTTGCTGAGGAATTTCGCAGCAGGTACGCGATATCCATTGCATCGCCCCCGCGAAATCGTCCTGAGAAAGTCAAACGAGAACGGCACTCCTGAGAACGGCACTCCTGACGAACGACGTTGACGTTTCGTCCGCGTCTCGGAATTTCGCGGCGAGTTCCGCTTTCGTCGGAAGAAACCGTCCACATTATTTGTGATTGGTGTTTCGTTtatacaaaattgaaatatttctgttaaattaatatattgcacGATACACTCCAATGTTTGTGTTGATTTAACGAAACACGAATGTTAGAAAGTAGcacaaattttatgtaaaaaattgatatttttttcagtaaaattattatttataatatgttgacatataatttatttcttatcttggaatttacgtttcaaaactgcattattttgatacagttctaatatatatttatcccaaaatcgtattattttaatagaaagaaatgtgttgaatattaatttaacacaaaatattttaataacacatattttaatcacattaatgtttaattaacgAAGACCATTTTTTAACTCaactacaaaatgttttctactatAGTTTTCTAGTGCAGTTCTCTATTCGCATAGAACTTCAGTGGAAAACTGTAGTAGAAAACGACGAGATCAATACGAATTGATTGACGCATGATGATGATTCGCGCCCTTTGATCTCGTCGAAAAAAATCGCTGCGCCAGCAAATCGGCACGAGTGGTAAACAGTGCGAATATCCGTTTATTCGCGCTATCGCGAATATCGCGATTAGCGAATCACGCTACACGCGTCTGGCGCTAGCTAGGAGAAACGAGAGAAACGAACGTCGTCGGCGCGACATACGAGTACGTATATACGCACGTGCCCTCCGCGTATCGCGAGATCCGAATTCCACCGCGGCGTCACGGAGATCGCGCGAAGTACGCACGCATTTCTTAAAATGGTGATGCTTGAAGTCACGGCGGTCGGAATTCCGCCGCGGAATTCTTCTCGGTGGAATTCGTCGAGGCTGGTGTATGATTTTGAATACGTACAGATTTTCGCGAACGGACGAACAAACGAGAACGAATCCTTGCGTTTTTATTCGCGATGACTCGCGTAGAGTTTATCACGTGCacgaaatctttttttttttacttcatacTTTATACCTATgcttttattatcttctctacatTAAAATTGTGTGTTTCGTAAGtgcataaaatttagaaatttagaaaGTGCACTAGACGCGGAGGAATTTATGAGAGATTGAATCGACGAAAGCACCGGACTTTGTTCTCTTCCAAATGAAGACAGATGTTTCGTGGCTATAATCTCTCTGCCGGATGTTCTAACAAAAAACTTCATGAAGTCAGATCAGATATTTAAGTAActatttttctctttacttttaataagattttaagtaaaatacattcaattttattttattctcctTTCTGAAGTTGCGACTTTTGCAaatgcacaaaatttaaaaattctggaAATTCACTCAACATGACAATATTTATGAATGATTGAATCTATGAAAGCACCGGGCTTTGTTTCTTTCAAATGAAGATAGATGTTTCTTGACTAATTATCTGTCGGATGTTTTAATGGAAAACTTATCATGAAGTCAGATCAGATATAAATAActtctctttattttcaataagaTTTGAAGTAAAATACATTCGATTTTAACTTTTCCTTGTTCCTGAAATTTCAACTTTTGCAAATgcacaaagtttaaaaattttgaaaatgcacTGGACATTTATGAGAGATTAAATCTACGGGAACATCAAACTTATTCTTCCAGATGAAGATAGATGTTTTCGATTTTATTATCGGATATTTAAGTATCTCCGTTTCTTCacttataataatatgtaaaataatatattta from Solenopsis invicta isolate M01_SB chromosome 2, UNIL_Sinv_3.0, whole genome shotgun sequence includes these protein-coding regions:
- the LOC105197371 gene encoding NADH-cytochrome b5 reductase-like isoform X1, translating into MSLDNYNDYDNDDDRPKTPLEEDCCASGCTPCVFDVHKALLRQWENRKTRMKVKTPDNLLSLLSYKAFVITDISDASEDYFLMTLEYPECKIENNVGLHLTPGQYVMLHSWSKSRPYTPITWTYRSLVFLIKLYKHGEFSLLLKNALIGSTIDIRGPYGDFTYEINSFRQIVMFSIGSGIAALYPVAKAIVNDETELTRIHLIAGFRSAAHLPLRKELTHLANYWNFKCTLQLSQLNDKIINLHGFNINGGRLSKALVADYLQSNDTETTLILICGTSEFNQSMKEWLKDMNYTYIHIFE
- the LOC105197372 gene encoding E3 ubiquitin-protein ligase FANCL, with product MAIERQCSYEEILKCHPEMTLVSKSPVTWQGYLLISSLVHPAGRTLYPRVWVKLVVPNFPSLSNVQLSFGKHIAFLRNKEFSREVNETIKSVQTVVSFLTRLESLILKYMQHTSTKINEYDFESTKDFLQDMKTALQKPSDVQLSCDRNLSTIKLTLRGISLTLQRCNNVEVPWKVVPSDISAIPAFEGFQNNLTNLSVAMNKFKWQVELLERAWEHLKEIDENCWVIDPLEPNKSHMYRCIHLSQSISVTITIDPMNPTALPTIKFFGSDNEVKRQKDDVSNNIHNWNPDHSILENLRMLLNMYEFPEQQDSLDDSKGIFRNRECGICFFEKSETDELPNKICNNERCMKHFHSACLSRWLQTNAANQVVFGHIHGNCPHCKENISCPIE
- the LOC105197371 gene encoding NADH-cytochrome b5 reductase-like isoform X2, giving the protein MSLDNYNDYDNDDDRPKTPLEEDCCASGCTPCVFDVHKALLRQWENRKTRMKVKTPDNLLSLLSYKAFVITDISDASEDYFLMTLEYPECKIENNVGLHLTPGQYVMLHSWSKSRPYTPITWTYRSLVFLIKLYKHGEFSLLLKNALIGSTIDIRGPYGDFTYEINRQIVMFSIGSGIAALYPVAKAIVNDETELTRIHLIAGFRSAAHLPLRKELTHLANYWNFKCTLQLSQLNDKIINLHGFNINGGRLSKALVADYLQSNDTETTLILICGTSEFNQSMKEWLKDMNYTYIHIFE